The following proteins come from a genomic window of Magnetococcales bacterium:
- a CDS encoding flagellar protein FlaG, translated as MEGFAIPNLKIAPSEKTEGYPLPGHSSLAKKAVIKPETAVPPPKKGESSSNSMDKEGRQEAKLLLDLVDEVNQTLNKFTSLRFTVDQELEETIIRVVDSNTKEVVRQIPSDEMIDLAKRMQTLDGGIIDATA; from the coding sequence ATGGAAGGCTTTGCGATTCCAAATCTGAAAATAGCCCCTTCGGAAAAAACCGAAGGCTATCCCCTGCCAGGCCACAGCTCTCTGGCTAAAAAGGCTGTTATCAAACCGGAAACAGCCGTACCTCCCCCAAAAAAAGGGGAGTCCTCCTCCAATTCGATGGACAAGGAGGGGCGTCAGGAAGCAAAATTGCTACTCGACCTGGTGGATGAGGTCAACCAGACCCTGAACAAGTTTACCTCTTTGAGGTTTACCGTGGATCAGGAGCTGGAAGAAACCATCATCCGGGTGGTGGACAGCAATACCAAAGAAGTGGTGCGACAGATACCCAGCGATGAAATGATCGACCTGGCCAAACGCATGCAGACTCTGGACGGTGGCATCATCGATGCCACAGCCTAA
- the fliD gene encoding flagellar filament capping protein FliD produces the protein MSVGSVTFGGLASGLPADIVSQLMEAQTYRLDAMEDKEDTYNDQKDAFSELETLLKTLETTSSSLQAASTFTPHTSTSSDTDTIAVSADSDASESVHTISVENLATNQTAVMAIGGDAADPNTGTGVADGAEVVTDGTTTFTFDYNGTTYDISASLTDGDGLTEIASYINELDFSADGDGVVASVMSDGTNERLVLTAQDSGENSGAQRITNITLDVDFDTDGDATGDVTLSTGDFANGIDAEDAEFTVDGVSVTSTSNSVSDVIEGVTLTLLDDNSGAGTADVTISVSNDTSSLTSTLDSFVSAYNSVIEYINSEKEGAFSGESLTRSIISQMRSVLNTSTSLDDGSGDDLSPYSMLAEIGLRTDSEDGTISFDSSTLSDVLSDNFEAVAAIFTNSLSDGDAGNEGVAHRMADLMDAITDYTDGSLTGRLDGIEDRLDSIADQIEREEERLITIEERMTLKFASLEQLVNSMNGAAGSLESTIASLQA, from the coding sequence ATGAGCGTCGGTTCAGTGACATTTGGTGGTTTGGCCAGTGGTCTGCCAGCAGACATCGTCTCCCAGTTGATGGAAGCCCAGACCTATCGTCTGGACGCCATGGAAGACAAAGAGGACACCTATAACGATCAGAAGGATGCTTTTTCCGAACTGGAAACCCTTCTGAAAACACTGGAGACCACCTCCAGCAGCTTGCAGGCGGCGTCCACCTTTACGCCCCACACCTCCACCAGCTCCGACACCGACACCATCGCCGTCTCGGCTGACAGCGATGCGTCGGAGAGCGTCCACACCATTTCGGTGGAAAATCTCGCCACCAATCAGACCGCGGTGATGGCCATTGGTGGAGATGCCGCCGACCCCAACACCGGTACCGGTGTGGCCGATGGTGCCGAGGTGGTTACCGACGGCACCACGACCTTTACCTTCGATTACAACGGCACCACCTACGACATTTCCGCCAGCCTCACCGATGGCGATGGTTTGACGGAAATCGCAAGCTACATCAATGAGCTGGACTTCAGCGCCGACGGTGATGGCGTGGTCGCCTCAGTGATGAGCGACGGCACCAACGAGCGCCTGGTGCTCACCGCCCAGGACAGCGGCGAAAACAGCGGTGCCCAGCGAATCACCAACATCACCCTGGATGTCGATTTCGACACCGATGGCGATGCCACTGGTGATGTGACCCTCTCCACCGGCGACTTTGCCAACGGCATCGACGCTGAAGATGCCGAGTTCACCGTGGACGGCGTTTCCGTTACCTCTACCAGCAACAGCGTCAGCGACGTCATCGAAGGGGTCACCCTCACTCTTCTGGACGACAACAGCGGCGCGGGTACCGCTGACGTGACCATCAGCGTCAGCAACGACACCTCCAGCCTCACATCCACCCTGGACAGCTTTGTCAGTGCCTATAATAGTGTCATCGAATATATCAACAGCGAAAAGGAAGGGGCCTTTTCCGGAGAATCTCTGACCCGTTCCATCATCTCTCAGATGCGTTCGGTGCTCAACACCTCCACCAGCCTGGATGATGGCAGTGGCGACGACCTGAGCCCCTATTCGATGCTGGCGGAAATCGGCCTCAGAACCGACTCGGAAGATGGGACCATCAGCTTTGACAGCTCTACCTTAAGCGATGTTCTGTCGGATAATTTCGAAGCTGTGGCGGCTATTTTTACCAATTCCCTCTCCGACGGCGACGCCGGCAACGAGGGTGTAGCCCACCGCATGGCGGACCTGATGGACGCCATCACCGACTATACCGACGGCTCCCTCACCGGCCGCCTGGACGGCATTGAAGACCGTCTGGACTCCATCGCCGATCAGATTGAACGGGAAGAGGAGCGCCTCATCACCATCGAGGAGCGCATGACCCTCAAGTTTGCCAGCCTTGAACAGCTGGTCAACAGCATGAACGGGGCAGCGGGATCCCTGGAATCCACCATCGCGAGTCTCCAAGCCTGA